One region of Natronorubrum aibiense genomic DNA includes:
- a CDS encoding L-aspartate oxidase, with amino-acid sequence MTDTPDHDTAGVLIVGSGIAGCAAALAAARAGADVCLVTKARRPDDASTDWAQGGISTTRDDPESLKEDILAASGDTADEDAIDVLLAEADDAIEDVLLETLEIEFDEADDGFDYTREAGHSSRRILHVDAMTGTHILRPFLNYLDDHERVEIRQDTAALDLITHEGRVHGVLTDEAADGHPIFAGATILATGGIGELYSRSTNPADATGDGIAMAALAGAEVADLEYVQFHPTAYAGREAQRDSKRSGGDAEQDDPFLLSEALRGEGAVLRNGEGDRFMHDYHPDAELAPRDVVARAVDREREATGEVVLDVRTLEGEFESEFPAIARMCRDRGIQDEEIPVAPCEHFLCGGIDVDAVGRTSLDRLYAVGECARTGVHGANRLASTSLLEGLVWGLRAGDDAVSEVQRTSSRSGDTTERFEPDVVEAPDLRNSDPELPERFAAEKFTRLQQTMDEYLGLERDPDDVARAGAVLRRLKGEVDAYTRTRTSRSLYELRNATVTALLTARAAAENPDSKGCHYVSSETTERPAPTR; translated from the coding sequence ATGACTGACACACCAGACCACGACACCGCAGGCGTGCTGATCGTCGGCTCCGGTATCGCCGGCTGTGCGGCGGCGCTCGCGGCGGCGCGGGCGGGCGCTGACGTCTGTCTCGTGACGAAAGCGCGGCGGCCAGATGACGCGAGTACCGACTGGGCCCAGGGGGGAATCTCGACCACTCGCGACGATCCCGAGAGCCTGAAAGAAGACATTCTGGCGGCCAGCGGCGACACTGCAGATGAAGATGCGATCGACGTCTTGCTCGCCGAGGCCGACGACGCCATCGAGGACGTGTTGCTCGAGACCCTCGAGATCGAGTTCGACGAGGCCGACGATGGGTTCGATTACACCCGTGAGGCCGGCCACTCGAGCCGGCGGATCCTCCACGTCGACGCGATGACGGGGACGCACATCCTCCGGCCCTTCCTCAACTATCTCGACGACCACGAGCGCGTCGAGATTCGACAGGACACGGCAGCCCTCGACCTCATCACTCACGAGGGACGGGTCCACGGCGTGCTGACCGACGAGGCTGCCGACGGCCACCCGATCTTCGCCGGCGCGACGATCCTCGCGACGGGTGGGATCGGCGAACTGTACTCCCGATCGACGAACCCCGCCGACGCGACGGGCGACGGCATCGCCATGGCCGCGCTGGCCGGGGCCGAGGTGGCCGACCTCGAGTACGTCCAGTTCCATCCGACCGCGTACGCGGGTCGCGAGGCACAACGCGACTCGAAGCGGAGCGGCGGAGACGCGGAGCAGGACGATCCGTTTCTGCTCTCCGAAGCGCTGCGCGGCGAAGGCGCAGTGTTGCGAAACGGCGAGGGCGATCGGTTTATGCACGACTACCACCCCGACGCCGAACTCGCACCGCGGGACGTCGTCGCCCGCGCGGTCGACCGCGAACGCGAGGCGACCGGTGAGGTCGTTCTCGACGTGCGCACGCTCGAGGGCGAGTTCGAATCCGAGTTCCCCGCGATCGCACGGATGTGTCGCGACCGGGGTATCCAAGACGAGGAAATCCCCGTCGCTCCCTGCGAGCACTTCCTCTGTGGGGGGATCGACGTCGACGCGGTCGGACGAACCTCGCTCGACCGACTCTACGCCGTCGGCGAGTGCGCTCGCACGGGTGTCCACGGCGCGAATCGACTGGCGAGTACGAGCCTGCTCGAGGGACTCGTCTGGGGCCTGCGAGCGGGCGACGACGCGGTCAGCGAGGTGCAACGCACCTCGAGTCGGAGCGGTGACACCACGGAGCGGTTCGAACCGGACGTCGTCGAGGCACCCGACCTCCGAAACAGCGACCCTGAGCTGCCCGAGCGCTTCGCCGCCGAGAAGTTCACCCGTCTCCAGCAGACGATGGACGAATACCTCGGCTTGGAGCGCGATCCCGACGACGTCGCCCGTGCGGGAGCCGTTCTCCGGCGGCTCAAGGGCGAGGTCGACGCCTACACCCGCACGCGAACCTCCCGGAGCCTCTACGAACTGCGTAACGCCACCGTCACCGCACTGTTGACTGCCCGCGCGGCCGCGGAAAATCCGGACTCGAAGGGCTGTCACTACGTCTCGTCCGAGACGACCGAGCGACCGGCCCCGACACGGTAA
- a CDS encoding mechanosensitive ion channel family protein has product MVEVVTSVLTRVFEGVPAWQATLLLIGTSVGLAVLLEVLVLRTLLRYTSRTKTEYDYILVGELRAPVVLTAALTGVYLLTQLPSVSQNVLLTSAQLETFFGRPSLSIIIVAWAFASNRIVNRFVEEVKDKGSRFDFAPVFSNVWTLVVVIGTIGVLLSLWEYSISPLLGAAGVAGIAVGFAARDTVANFFGGIALYFDDTYKLGDYIELDSGEAGTVVKVGVRSTTLMMRDEVLVTVPNASLNAAKVINQSAPQRRRRLKVPIGVAYGTDIDVFEELVTEIAIDEPLVLDSPKPRMRFRAFGDSALEYELLCWVGSPTRANKTRHELNRSIYTELLAADIEIPFPQRDVRVVTEADRSPQTSLLEDDSEKIATGRQ; this is encoded by the coding sequence ATGGTCGAGGTAGTTACCAGTGTTCTAACACGGGTGTTCGAGGGGGTTCCGGCCTGGCAGGCCACGCTGTTGTTGATCGGCACCTCGGTCGGTCTCGCTGTCTTGCTCGAGGTCCTCGTGCTTCGGACGCTGTTGCGATACACCAGTCGAACGAAAACCGAGTACGATTACATCCTCGTCGGGGAGCTTCGCGCACCCGTCGTTCTGACAGCGGCGCTGACGGGCGTTTATCTACTCACGCAGCTGCCGTCGGTGAGCCAGAACGTCCTCCTGACGTCCGCACAACTCGAGACGTTCTTCGGGAGGCCGTCGCTGTCGATCATCATCGTCGCGTGGGCGTTCGCCTCGAACCGGATCGTCAACCGGTTCGTCGAGGAAGTCAAGGACAAGGGGTCGCGGTTCGACTTCGCACCCGTCTTCTCGAACGTCTGGACGCTCGTCGTCGTCATCGGCACGATTGGCGTCTTGCTGTCGCTGTGGGAGTACAGCATCTCGCCGCTGCTCGGTGCGGCCGGCGTCGCGGGGATCGCCGTCGGCTTCGCCGCTCGAGACACCGTCGCGAACTTCTTCGGCGGGATCGCGCTCTATTTCGACGACACGTACAAGCTCGGCGACTACATCGAATTGGATTCGGGCGAGGCGGGAACGGTCGTCAAGGTCGGGGTGCGGTCGACGACGCTCATGATGCGCGACGAGGTGCTCGTCACAGTGCCGAACGCGTCGCTGAACGCCGCGAAGGTGATCAACCAGTCGGCCCCACAGCGAAGAAGACGGCTCAAGGTGCCGATCGGCGTCGCCTACGGCACCGACATCGACGTGTTCGAGGAACTCGTCACGGAGATCGCCATCGACGAACCGCTCGTGCTCGACTCGCCGAAACCGCGGATGCGGTTTCGAGCCTTTGGCGACTCCGCACTCGAGTACGAACTCCTCTGTTGGGTCGGCTCGCCGACCCGTGCCAACAAGACCAGACACGAACTCAACCGGTCGATCTACACGGAACTGCTCGCAGCCGATATCGAGATCCCATTCCCACAGCGTGACGTTCGAGTCGTCACCGAAGCTGACCGGTCACCGCAGACGTCCCTGCTGGAGGACGATTCCGAGAAAATCGCGACGGGACGGCAGTAG
- the nadA gene encoding quinolinate synthase NadA, translated as MVKMETAELETDLSLFKYDSLEQLPPRYRDLEADERTERIEAALEELGDDVVILGHNYQRREIVEHADFIGDSYELSKRAAETDAEYVIFGGVTFMAESADIITDDDQTVILPSMEASCPMAGMAEALQVDAAWAEITAAAPDTDIIPITYMNSYADLKAFCASQGGLVCTSSNAHKAFEYAFDRGDKVLFLPDKHLGENTAHRLGMEDEIVEWDPWDPEGKDAEAVAESDIILWDGYCQVHERFTTDHIEQVRDANPDAQVIVHPECRREVVEAADKAGSTAEICRTVEEADPGDTWAIGTEIHLTEHLKRWHPEMNVLPLCGDACMDCNAMRQIDPNYLTWVLEELVAGRERNVIEVAPEEKELAGLALERMLEI; from the coding sequence ATGGTAAAAATGGAAACGGCAGAGCTGGAAACCGACTTAAGTCTGTTCAAATACGACTCCCTCGAGCAGTTACCGCCCCGGTACCGGGACCTCGAGGCCGACGAACGGACCGAACGCATCGAAGCGGCGCTCGAGGAACTCGGCGACGACGTCGTAATCCTCGGCCACAACTATCAGCGCCGGGAGATCGTCGAACACGCCGATTTCATCGGGGACTCCTACGAACTCTCGAAACGCGCCGCCGAGACCGACGCCGAGTACGTGATCTTCGGTGGGGTGACGTTCATGGCCGAGAGCGCGGACATCATCACCGACGACGACCAGACGGTGATCCTCCCGAGCATGGAGGCCTCCTGTCCGATGGCGGGCATGGCCGAGGCCCTGCAGGTCGACGCCGCGTGGGCCGAGATCACGGCCGCGGCGCCCGACACGGACATCATCCCCATCACGTACATGAACTCCTACGCGGATCTGAAGGCGTTCTGTGCGAGTCAGGGCGGACTCGTCTGTACCTCCTCGAACGCGCACAAGGCCTTCGAGTACGCGTTCGATCGGGGTGACAAAGTCCTCTTTTTGCCCGACAAACACCTCGGGGAGAACACGGCGCACCGACTCGGCATGGAAGACGAAATTGTCGAGTGGGACCCGTGGGACCCCGAGGGCAAGGATGCCGAGGCGGTCGCCGAGAGCGACATCATCCTCTGGGACGGGTACTGCCAAGTCCACGAGCGGTTCACGACCGACCATATCGAGCAGGTTCGAGATGCGAACCCGGACGCACAGGTCATCGTCCACCCTGAATGCCGACGCGAAGTCGTCGAAGCCGCCGACAAAGCCGGTTCGACCGCCGAGATCTGTCGCACCGTCGAGGAAGCCGACCCCGGCGACACGTGGGCGATCGGCACCGAGATCCACCTCACCGAACATCTGAAGCGCTGGCATCCCGAGATGAACGTCCTCCCGCTGTGTGGGGACGCCTGCATGGACTGCAACGCGATGCGCCAGATCGACCCGAACTATCTCACCTGGGTCTTGGAGGAACTCGTCGCTGGACGCGAACGCAACGTGATCGAAGTCGCCCCCGAGGAGAAAGAACTGGCCGGACTCGCCCTCGAGCGCATGCTCGAGATTTGA